Proteins encoded by one window of Xylella fastidiosa:
- a CDS encoding glutamate-5-semialdehyde dehydrogenase, with protein sequence MSHIRHLAQQCRDAARILATLSTDAKRRLLETMATALNTDAATILAANAADLDAARTQQVGTAMLDRLALDPQRLAAMADALRDIAALPDPVGQVTRDDRRPNGIHIQKIRVPLGVIAMIYEARPNVTADAAALCIKAGNGIILRGGSEAIRSNIAIATALQRALRLASLPETALILVQDMARHTMLELLQLSDLIDLVIPRGGEGLIRFVAEHARIPVIKHYKGVCHQFVDASADIEMAIRLLIDGKTTRPAACNALETLLVHTDIAPRFLPAAAAALRPYGVQLRGDHATCTLLPDVLLATDADYAAEYLDLILAIRIVPNLDAALEHIRRYGSDHTEVIVTADPAHADTFVQQLPSAVVMVNASSRFSDGGALGLGAEIGISTTRLHAYGPMGLDALTVERFVVRGQGQVRHCPPYPPAPRR encoded by the coding sequence ATGTCCCACATCCGACACCTTGCCCAACAATGCCGCGACGCCGCCCGCATCTTGGCGACCTTATCCACCGACGCCAAACGCCGCCTCCTTGAAACAATGGCGACCGCCTTGAACACCGATGCCGCAACCATCCTCGCCGCCAATGCTGCCGACCTCGACGCCGCCCGCACCCAACAGGTTGGCACCGCCATGCTCGACAGACTCGCCCTAGACCCCCAACGCCTTGCCGCCATGGCCGATGCCTTACGTGACATTGCCGCATTGCCGGACCCCGTCGGCCAAGTGACCCGCGACGACCGGCGCCCTAACGGCATCCATATCCAAAAAATCCGCGTCCCACTGGGCGTCATTGCCATGATCTATGAAGCAAGACCCAATGTGACCGCCGATGCTGCCGCACTCTGCATCAAAGCCGGCAACGGCATCATCTTGCGTGGCGGCTCCGAAGCCATCCGCTCCAACATCGCCATTGCCACCGCACTACAGCGCGCCTTGCGCCTCGCCTCACTGCCTGAAACCGCCCTGATCCTCGTCCAAGACATGGCGCGCCACACCATGCTGGAACTCCTACAACTCAGCGACCTCATTGACCTGGTGATCCCCCGTGGCGGCGAAGGCCTTATCCGCTTCGTTGCCGAACATGCACGCATCCCCGTCATTAAACATTACAAAGGCGTCTGCCATCAGTTTGTCGATGCCTCAGCCGACATCGAGATGGCAATACGTCTGCTGATTGACGGAAAAACCACCCGTCCCGCCGCCTGCAACGCCCTGGAAACCTTACTCGTCCATACCGACATCGCCCCACGCTTCCTCCCTGCCGCCGCCGCTGCCTTACGTCCCTATGGCGTCCAACTGCGTGGTGACCACGCCACCTGCACCTTGCTTCCTGATGTGCTCCTGGCCACGGACGCCGACTACGCCGCCGAATATCTCGACTTAATCCTCGCAATACGTATTGTTCCCAACTTAGATGCCGCACTTGAACATATTCGCCGCTACGGCTCCGATCACACCGAAGTCATCGTCACCGCCGACCCCGCACATGCCGACACCTTCGTACAACAACTGCCTTCCGCCGTCGTCATGGTCAACGCCTCCTCGCGTTTTTCTGATGGTGGCGCCCTCGGACTGGGCGCAGAGATTGGCATTTCCACTACACGACTCCATGCCTATGGCCCCATGGGATTAGACGCACTCACAGTAGAACGCTTTGTCGTCCGTGGCCAAGGCCAAGTCCGCCACTGCCCCCCTTATCCACCTGCACCGCGACGTTAG